DNA sequence from the Lycium barbarum isolate Lr01 chromosome 5, ASM1917538v2, whole genome shotgun sequence genome:
AGAAAATGTAACATATACACAAGTAACTCTAAGTGATTTCTTTTCATTTGTCTTAGTTCTGGCAAAACAGAGTTACCCACTACTTTGCTGGTGGGAGGTAATAGATAGCTGGTGAAAACTGGAAAGTAGTCACGAAGTCAGAAATTCAGATAAAGTGATTCAAGGAAATAATAGAACGTCACACCTAGGATTTAAACATGCAACCTAAAGCAATTtttgaaccctctttgtcactACACTAAAAAAATTCCTTAATGTCAAGGGTATTCAACAGCTTATATATATAACCAAAAAAGAATAGTTTTTTGGAATTTTTACACTATATAGCCACCCACAAAAATAATATCCAGCAAATATATATTATTTCTTACATAAttagtgtatttttttttaaatatttggttAGTCGTTATAATTATATTGGCCAAGTAGTCTTGGATGAAATAGTCGAGGGGCATGCAAACTAGCCTGAACACCCCAATCTCAAAAAATAACATGCAACATTATCAATAAAAGGGTATGAATAAAATTCCAAAAGAGGAAGAATACCAAAATCTCAGAGATAAGGCGAGGCAAACGAATACGTTTAAGAACCAAATGAAGACCTTGGGTCAGCAAAAAAATGACGGCTAATTGTAAAAGAAGCCTAGGCAAATTGAAATTCAAGAAATCATGTGAATCAGGTAAACCCCATAATCCAGGTGAATGAAGCGGTATTTCTGCATAACATTTTTCATCAACTCCACCAGGTAATTCTCCTTTTGGAGTTTCTTGTtgccttgttgttgttgttgttgttgttgccatGGTAAGATGATTATGCTGACCTTGACCTTTGGCTAGGGAGAATTACCCTCCCACATTTGCAAGAGAAATTTAAGAATTTTGGTATGTGAATAAAAAGGAGAGGTTTAAGGATTTGTGTCATTTTTGTTTGAAGCAAAAAAGAAATGGAGGGACCAAATTGCTACCAACCCGTAAAATGTTCAATGCCTTTGGTTTGTAGAAGGAATGTAGCGGGAAAGATGAAATACAGAGAGGAGAGATATCATGTTTAAGTATGGGATTATTTTAGAGAAATAATTACAATTGGATTTTAtatctccttttcttttcttttcttttgttgatCACTTTTATTAAGggcaaaagggtcaaaaatgcctctactttggaaaaatgGCTAAAAATATACTCTAAACTAATTTTGGATAAaaaataacccccccccccccccccccccccctcctgccgtcattaaagttttcaaatataccctgtCTTAACAGAAATATGCAATATAACCCGAtgtcatttttaaacccgctccatttaaaaCTGACCAAACTAAATAAAAAATGCATATGGGTTGCCCGCTCttgtgcctagtggctccagatgtaggacTTTGGAACAAGTTAGTCGCATATGGGTTCTTTACGTAGTTGAGTCGGttttaaatggagcgggtttaaaaatgaaattgggTTATGTTGCATATTTTCGTTAAGacagggtatatttgaaaactttaatgacaggaggggtatttttgacccaaagttagttcggaggatatttttggCCTTTTTTCCAATGTAAAGGGTCATTTTTGACCCTTTACCCTTTTATTAAATATACttcctccgttcatttttacttgtccagtattctaaaaatagattttcacttttgtcacttttagcatatcaagataagacaatttatttatttctgttttacccatagtattaattactcacttcaaatcatttttcaaattcaataaaaatatgcatcaattaatatgggtacattggtaaattatgtactccatttattatttcttaaacaacgtaaaaagtcaaaagtggacaagtaaaagttaaCAGAAGGAGTATCATGCATTAGAATTTCCCTGAAAACTATGGCTTCTTGTTTCAGTTGTGTTTGAACATGTATtcacttggaaaaaaaaatagtaagTTAAGAATATTATTTAACTTAAAATACTGTGTAAATTAGTTTTTCAGTGTTTCATTAGCATTATAATAGTTTAGTATACGGAAATACTGCAAACGAATttttacaaaaacaaaaaaagcatactccctctgtcccaatttatgtgatacacttttcttttcAGTATGTCCCAacaagaatgatatatttttttatttaacaacaatttaactttaaactttactttttacgcttaacgagatgatctatagCCATACAAATATCTTTGGTTTGtattagaccacaagattcaaaagtctttctttatttcatagactccgtgtccagtcaaactgtatcacataaattgggacgaaggtAGTATTATTTATGGACAATAGTCCACAATAACTAttgtacaacaacaataacaaactCATGTAATCccataagtgaggtataggaagGATAGTGTTACCCAGACTTTATTCCTATCTTGCGAAGGTAGAGAGGATgattccgatagaccctcgactcaaaagACTAATTGTTGACAAAAGTCACAATaactattattttattttattttgcctgAAAACTGATGCCCTAACTCTTTTACTTTGTCTTGACAAAATTCAAAAACCTTATTTACTTATTCATTTTGTCTTAATTGTACATCATACAAAAATAATTGGGTTACTGTGTTTTGTAGAGAGCATGTAATGTCCAACTAGACACTAGCAATACTAGACTTGTAAGTTTGAATTCAGTGGTGGAACCAGGATTTAtgtcaagggggttcaaaaatataaagaagccataaatgaagaagctaagggggttcaacgtctactatatatacataaaaaataattttcaccttatatatacagtgtaatgtttcgccgaagggggttcggatgaaccccctcggCTCTATCTACGTCCGCCACTGTTTGAATTGCATACTCCCCCAGTAGAAGTAGATCCTATGAATTCGGCTGAACTCACTGTTTTCAGCTCCAACTTACTACTACTGTATATAAGGGAGAATACCCATTTTTTGTAGTACTCACATGAATTTTTTGGTCTCATTTTATCCCTAATTAAAGTTTTTATGACTTTTTAAATCCTCAAACATTTTTGTAAATTTTGAGAACTTTAAGGGCTTTTTTCATGCCACTAAAATGATGATGTCATGGAAAAGGTTACAGTGACCCCACAAATCATACTcatacatatttgagtcttttatgcggaaatattattaatttattttaaattaaatctTTCTTTAAAATTTATTATAGACATGTAAAGAATTATACTGTCATTTAAATTCTATGTTAACATAggcttaattatttaattaaaatttcatctattatttattgatgttatttaccatttatcatttgctattttaaatttttattcgtCCGATTAAACgtagtattttttattttgtctTGTAATTTTGTGTTGTACATGCTGGGAAACATACTTTAAGTTAAAAGAAtagataaaaataatttaaattaaaatgaATTCCGAAGTACGGTAGTTATTTAATCAAATTGTACATGCGCACACTTTTAACATAAAACTTATGTAATAAATtactatattcaaagatgaactataaaatattatatttatatatattccttaaATGTTTGAAGAAATACTGTAGTTAAAGAAAATACAATTTAATCTCCAAACAGTAATAATACTAGACAATTACAAGAAGtatattttttgctttttttaatattaaagtaTTTTAGCAAAATATCAGATAATCAATATTTTAATTTAAGACAAAATAGTTAAATTCAACATGAAAAAGTTATTACAATGCACATTTCATAAAATAGttcattaaattaagaaaaaggagaaaatgtTATCTTTTAACATGCATCGTttggaaggaaaatgaaagcttAAAGTAAGAACAATTTAATCTTATTAACATTTCAATATTTTTTTGGGTGGTGTAATTTGAAAGGAACATCTACAAAAGGATCCTACAATAACAAGGTTTTTAATTATTTAGATTCATTTATAATTTAACTTTACTGATATCATCATAAAACtatatttccgcattagttatttTTGACATTAATTGGAAGTATAATATGTTTTGGTGAAAAATAAGTTAGCCATTATGCATTCGAAGAAaaaaatgagattaatttaaTATATAAAAAGCTCGATTTGGATCATCAGAGACTTTAATCTTaaaaatttagaaattaaaaagagCTTTCAATTGTTTGATTGTTTTAAAAAAGTAATATATAAAttaagaaaaatgttttcttttaaattttagataaatttttgtaatttttcagAAGACTTTCAAAAGTGGCAAACTAGCGTTACAAAAAAAACAAAGAATCAAGAGcaggaaaaaattaaaaaaatacaaaTTGAATTTAACGTTGGTTTTGGCTCGGGCTAAGCACAAGCCAACTGACActagtatgtatatatgtgcttATATAATGAGATCGTACTCATACTTATTCTGAACTCACCAACGCTAGGTTCTCCTCTCTCCCGGTAACAATATCTGGAAAGTTGTTTTGCCTCTGAAATTGGTTATCAAAATCAATCAACATAGACAAAAATTTTGATGGGGATTTCAACAAAATAACTCTATATGTGAAACCATCAATACTGACTACTATGCTAAAACATTGCTGGGTAGTCGAACTTAATTTGGTAGTCAAACTCAATCAGTACAGAACGAAATGTAAAACTCAAGTAGCATGATAAGAAACAATCACCAAGTATAAATAATTGGCATCATAAGCAACGGAATTTACAACCAGTCTCAGATATGAACAATTTAAGTAAGATCATCTTCCTCTAGCTCCTTCGCCTTCAACGCTTCTTTTACTCTCAGAAGAAGTGTTGTTCTCCATTCATCCTGTTAAGTGGAAAGAAAAAAAGGCAATAGAAAAGGCATAAGTACTGCGATGAACAATGAAaagcaatagaagaaaaaaaaaagaatattcaAATGTGTTTAGGTTGATTGAGCCAACAGAGTCCGAAATTCCCCTTTCCCTTGGATAACCGATATAAGAAACTATCCCTAGAAAGTATACATTCTGAAATATCCAAATAAATGAAAGAATTCGTTTCCCTAGTTTAGTCGCTTGGGAGTGGCACTATCAAATAGACGTACATAAAATGAACTGCCAAAGGTGTGACCAGTTACTACATGTAACGTGCATAGTCATTAGATATGTACAATTCTGCATTTAAGTTCCAATGCCAATATATTTAGACAATGCCTGAAGGTTAACTGCAACATCGATCAATCCTGAAATGCATCTACTTCTCTGTAGTTTATAAAGCCTGCACCCCAATCTCATAACAGAACATAAATGGAGTTCATTGCCTTAGAACATGCTAGAGAAAAGGAAAAACTCCGAGTTACTTTCTGCTATGTAGAGCAAGGATTGATGCTGATGTTCAAGTATTACTGAGGAGTTGATAGATAAGAAAATACGTAAGCCAAAACCACAAGGAAGTAACCCAAAAAATGTACAATTATCAGCAGTTGGTAACATCTAAAAATTTATGTTTCTTCTTGTAGGCAAAAAGTGGAGAAAACTAAATACCAGCTTTGTCATGCTATCATATTCCCTGAGACAAGCAGTaaactttggaacatcttcctcgtCAATAGCAGCTGCCAAATCCTGTAATTGCAAAAGTACTCTCCAAAATTTATTCTACATTATCATATTTGGAATGACTATGCTATCAAGCGAGAGAATACAGTTACTCTGGCACTTGCATACAAGGACCTCAAACCTCAAATTGATGGTTCATCATATTAGTAGCTATGTTGGTCAGCAAGCATTGCGCTGATGTCCCAAGAAAATCATTTCGGTGGTCAATTTTATCAGACTTTGATTATCTATCTCGAAAGTTTTCTTTAATTTAATAATACTACATCGAAATTTGTCCTATTTTTTCACAAAACCCCATTACCAATATGTTATAAATATCTGCACTTTGATCAATCACATCAATTTACCCTTACTCAGACTTGACTAACGAATAAAAGTGCAGATTTTATgcctaaaaaaaaaagagtaacagAAAGATCAGACACAAGTCAACCCACGCATGAAACTCCGTTTTGTGTCCTGGTAATTCATCCCCATATATACATTTTCCCTGTCTGCATTAAACACTTCATTTAAGTTTCAGATCAACCACCTTAAAGTTAACAATTTTTATATTTTGGATAAATTCTTAACAATATACATACTTGATACGGTATATACTTTGCTATATCCACAGATAAGGCAGGAAAACTTGTTTAAAGGAGATATAGAAGGGATCAAGACAAACAAACTCGTATGCTTGAGTTAATACAAGCTATGGCATACCACTAGCAACTTGCACTCGCGTGTCCCTGAAAATGTTGGATCCAGGTCCTGCAAGTTAAgatgcattatttacttaaacaTATCATGTCCCATAGAAATCATACTTggtatattattgttgttgttgttatatcaTGTTCCATATAAATCATAGAGGCTGGACAAGAAGAACACTCTACCTGATATTTCTCCAATGCGTTGTTAATTGCAACAACATCACCTCTACAAAGTTGGCAAATACCAGCATTCAGAAGATGCCCTCTAACTCCATACTTCAACAAGTTGTTCTTGATGGAGTGTCTTGCTATCTCCTCAAAGATCGCAATTGCTCTTTCATATCTGGGTGAAAAATACTGAATGTTAAGTTATGGTTTTACAATGCAAAACTTCAGTTATTCTTACATATGGACCAATTAGAAGTTAAACATTAGCTTACTAACGTTTATAACTTATTAAGTTCTCAGCTCTTTTAAAATGGCATTTAATGAACATTTCTACTCTTAGTTTGGAATTGACTTCTTTTCTAAATTATGGGTTTTGACTCCttttatatattttccttttctcAACCCTTATATTAGTTATATTGTTaccattatcaaaaaaaaaaaaaaaaacttatattaGTTATTGCAGCAGTACTCCAAGAGACTAGGATAGGATTCAATAATTCCACAGAGAAATATGTGAGATAAAGAGGGAAGCTTAGCGTCAAATTCGGACTTCCCGAATTACCCAGAAATTGTTCTCAGAGAAATTCCTATTGTAGTTTCTAGGTCCATTTTTTAACAAGTTGCCTTTGTCTTCAACTATGTCAACATTTCCATGTTCAGCACTGAATTTTCAATTGCCAGACACATTTATTTTTCTTTAGAAAAACTGTATTACTACTTCAAGACAAAGAATCTTACTTTTCTACTTTAGCAGAGAATTCTGCAATTTTCTGCTTGCACTGATTTGCAGATGTTGTTACATCCTCACTCTGAAAAAGATCAGCAGCTTTCTCATAGTAAATGATAGCCTGCTCCAAATTTTTCTCTTGTTCATATAATTCAGCAATTTCCTGGAAACAGTAGATTCATTATGTATCTTTCAAATGCAATCTAGCTGACAAGATACACTCTAATTAACTGCACACAATATCTAGAATCATTTTAATGAAATGGAACAGTGATGTACTACATTAGACAGTCACTTATCAACTTCCTGATGATATAAAGTTTAAATTGCTACATAAATTGATGAGACTAAGCATAAAATTTATACCAAAACTGGACCTTAAGTTAGAAAAGAATTTTGACCAAGCACACAGTACTGCTATT
Encoded proteins:
- the LOC132640432 gene encoding alpha-soluble NSF attachment protein-like, with the translated sequence MGDQIARGEEFLKKAEKKLNGWGLFGSKYDDASDLFDKAANCFKLSKSWDRAGAVYVKLASCHLKLDSKHEAGGAYANAAHCYKKTNTREAISCLEQAVHMFLDIGRLNMSARYYKEIAELYEQEKNLEQAIIYYEKAADLFQSEDVTTSANQCKQKIAEFSAKVEKYERAIAIFEEIARHSIKNNLLKYGVRGHLLNAGICQLCRGDVVAINNALEKYQDLDPTFSGTRECKLLVDLAAAIDEEDVPKFTACLREYDSMTKLDEWRTTLLLRVKEALKAKELEEDDLT